The segment CCTTGAAGTCGACCGCCTGGCCGCCGGGGCGCGGCGCCGGTGCCTTCTCCACCACGGTGACCGTGTGCCCGAGGCGACCGAGCCACATGGCGAGGGCCGGACCGGCGATGCCGGCTCCGGAGATCAGAACGTGCATGGTGGGCATGGGATCCCCATCTCTCCCCCTGTGTCCGATCACGAACACGCGGCATTAATTGCGTCCATTGGACGCTAATTAGCGTATGGGCGACGCAGTAAACTCGCAAGTGCCCAGGCAGGCCGCTGTGGCGAGACCACGGGGGAAAGGGAGCACGTGTCCGACACCACCGAACCCCCCGTCGAACACCGCGTCGCCGCGACCCTGTGGGGTGATCCACCCGCCAGGCGTCGTGGACCCAAACCCCGTCTCAGTCGGGACTCCGTCGTCGCCGCCGCGATCGGTGTCGCCGACGGCGAGGGACTGGCGTCGCTGTCGATGCAACGTGTCGCCGACGAGCTCGGATGCGCGAAGATGGCGATCTATCGGCATGTTCCGGGCCGGGATGAGCTGCTCGCCCTGATGGTGGATTCCGTCTTCGGTCCGCCGCCCGAGCTCACCGACACGTCGTGGCGGGACGGCCTCCGTCACTGGGCCCTCGGCGTGCGGGAGGTGTTCCGGCGCCACCCGTGGAGCCTGGACGGCGCCGCGGGGGGCCGGGTGATGGGACCGAACGAGTTGGCGTGGCTGGAGGCCGGCCTCGCTGTGTTCCGTGCCACCGGGACCCCACGGGCCGAACGCCTGGACGCGGTCGTGCTCGTGTTGAACCACATACGCGGACTCGTCCACCAGGGCCGAACCGGCCCGTCCGAGGCGTCGATGGTCGCGGCGACAGCGGACGTCCTGGGCAGCCACGGGGACCGATTCCCGGAAGTCGCCGCGGCCTTCTCCGCGGACCCCGGGGAGGTCGGCGCCCGCGACAACGCCCTGGAGTTCGGCCTGGAGCGCATCTTCGACGGCCTCGACCTGTGGGTACGGTCGGCGGGCCGGTGAGGCGCTCCGCGCGTCACCGCATCGACCGCCCCTGCGGCCACAGAGGTTTACACCAACCGTGTGGAAATCGTCGACGGGAATACTGGTGTGGCGATAGTGTTACATCAGCTGGTCGTAGTTTCTGTTTTAGTGTTGACCTTGTGTTTGACGCTCGCGGACTTACGTGAGCGGTCTGTCCGCCAGGCATGGTGGGACGCACCGCAACTCGTGCGATCAGGGGCCCGCACCCGCGGGTCTGCTTCACCATCGACCTGTCAGGAGACAGACATGGCTCAGGGAACCGTCAAGTGGTTCAACGGCGAAAAGGGCTTCGGCTTCATCAGCCGCGACGAGGGCGGCCCGGACGTCTTCGTGCACTACAGCAACATCGTGGGCACCGGCTTCCGTAACCTTGAGGAGAACCAGCGCGTCGAGTTCGACGTCGCGCAGGGCCCCAAGGGTCCGCAGGCCGAGCAGGTCCGCGGCCTGTAAGTCCTTGCCGGACTGGCCCGTCAGGGCCGGTCCCCTGTGAGCCCCCGGCTCACACCTCCGGTTGTAGGCCGCCATCCCCGTGGGTGGCGGCCCTTCGCATGTCCGGGGCACGGGCGAGTCTGATTGGCGCCCTCCGCGGGAACTGGTGGAATGAACCACGTCCACCGAGCGGCAGACCCGAGGGGGCCCACCGTGCGAGTCCAACCACAGTCCCCTGTCGCGCGCCGACTGTTCCGCGCCCCGGTGTGGATCTACCGGCTGGGCCTCGGCGGCCTGCTGGGGCGAAACTTCGTGCTCCTCACCACGCGTGGCCGCGTCACCGGCCGCCCGCGGCAGGTAGTGCTCGAGGTCGTCGCCCGTGACGAGGAGACCGGCGGGTACCGCGTCGTGTCCGGGTTCGGCGCGCGCTCCCAGTGGTTCCGCAACATCCAGGCCGATCCTCGGGTCCTGTTCGAGGTCGGCTGGCGCCGGTACCGCGGCACAGCGACCGTGCTCCCGCCGGAGGAGTCGGGCAAGGCCCTGTCCCACTACCTCCAACACAGGTACGGCCGCCTCGGGCCCCCGATGCTTCGCGTTCTCGGCCACCCGGTGGACGGCTCCCCCGAGGAGTACGAACGTGTGGGCTCCGACCCGAACAACGGCATCCCGGTGATCGCGCTACGCCCCAGCCCACAGCGATAGCGGGACTGGGGGAACGACCAGTCCTCGCCCACACCAGGTGTGGGCCGACACCTCCGGGAGGACGCTCCTAGGCGGACGTGTCCGTCTCGCCGTCCGCTCCGGCGTTGGTCAGGATGACGGTCTCCGAGGTGAGCGTCCGGTGCACGGGGCACTTCTCGGCGATCTGCAGCAGGGTACGGCGCTGCTTCTCGTCCAGGTCCCCCTCGAGGCGCACCTCGCGTTCGATGCGGTCCACCATCGCGTCCTCGGTCTCGCACTCGGCGCAGTCCCGGGAGTGGATCCGTTCGTGGGTCAGGCTCACCGACACTGACTCGAGTGGCCAGCCGCGGCGCTCGGCGAACATGCGCACGGTCATCGACGTGCAGGCGCCCAGACTAGCCAACAGCAGGTCGTAGGGGTTCGGTCCGCTGTCCGCTCCGGTCGGTTCCGGTTCGTCGGCGAGAAACGTGTGTCCCCCAACGGTGATGCTCTGGCCGTAGGGGCCTTGACCGCTCTCGGTGACCGTGACCACGTTCTTCTGATCCGCCATCGTCCCGTCCTTCCGACTGACACGGTGTTCGCCCCGCGGGGCCTCCGCTCCATCTTCCGTCACATGTGACCGGGCGTTGACACTCCCACCGGATGCGGCGTCATCGGCGTCCGGCTCCGTGTGGCATCGCCCCGACACCTGTTCGTACATAGGATCGGAAGTTGACACCGTGCCACGCGGGCGGCGGTGGTGGGAAGACCCACCAGGGAGGGGCGTTGATGGTCCGGCACGAGGAGATCGCGCTGCTGCGGATGGTGGCGCATCGGATCGCGGGACCGGGCGAGGCCGACGTCGTCGCGGCGGCACGTCTGATGACGGCGACGCAGGGACAGCACCTTCCCGGCGCGCTCACCTCCCTCGCGCTGCGCGCGCGAGACGCGACCAAGGCCGACGTGGTCTCCGCGTTGGACCACGGCCGGCTCGTCAGGTCGTGGCCGATGCGTGGAACCCTGCACATCGTGGCGGCGGAGGACCTCCGGTGGCTGCTGAGCCTCCTCGCCGAACGCGTGCTCGCCCAGATGGCCCGGCGACGACAACAGTTGGGGCTCGACGAGGCGACCCTGGCTCGCGCCCGCGCCAGTACCCAAGCGGCGCTACGGGGTGGCCACGGCCTGCTCCGCAAGGACCTTATCGCCGTGTGGGAAGACGAGGGTCTGGCCCCCGCCGGCGGGCGCGGCTACCACATGCTGGCGAACCTCAGCCTGAACGGTGTGGTCTGCCACGGCCCCAGCGACGGCGATGACCAGCGGATCGTGCTGATGGACGAGTGGATCCCGACCGGGCCGATCCCCGACCGGGAGGAGACACTGGCCTGGTTGGCGGAACGGTACTTCCACGGCCACGGCCCGGCGACCGAGACCGACTTCGCGCGCTGGGCCGGTCTGCCCCTGCGCGACGTCCGCGTCGGCATCGCCGCTGTCGGGGACCGACTGGAGTCCATCACCGGCCCCGAGGCGGGGAGCCCCCGATACCTGATGGCCCCGGACACCGCGGAGCGACTGGAGCGACACCGCGCGGAGGCCCGCGGAGTGTTCCTGTTGCCGGGGTTCGACGAGTACATCCTGGGCTACGCCGATCGGGACGCCGTGCTGCCGCCAGAGTTCGCCGCGCGCATCGTTCCCGGCAACAACGGCGTCTTCCGACCGACCGTGGTGGCCGCCGGGCGGGTCGTGGGGACATGGCGGTTTCCCACCCGTCAGAAGCGCTCCCTGGAGGCCGAACCGTTCACCGCGTTCGCGCCCGAGGTGAGCGCGCGGCTGCCGGACGCCTACGCCACGTTGCCGGTGTGACGACCCGCTCCGGCCGCGACACGCGTACGGATCCGGGCATCCGGTCCGCTCCCTCTCCGCGCTGGCAGGATCGGGGCGGTCGGGGGGTGGCGACTGTGGAAGGCCATCGTGGGTGGGGTCCGCACAAGGAACCACAGAACGAGAGCATCAGCACCAGGCTGAACTGGTTGCGCGCGGGTGTGCTCGGCGGCAATGACGGCATCGTCTCCACGGCGGCCCTGGTCCTGGGGGTGGCCGGTGCGACCACGTCCAGTCAGGCCATTCTGATCGCGGGGATCGCCGGGATGTCGTCGGGAGCGCTGTCGATGGCGGCGGGGGAGTACGTGTCGGTCAGTACCCAACGGGACACCGAGCAGGCGGCCCTCGCCTACGAACGACGGGAGCTCGCCGAGACACCCGAGGAGGAGCTGGACGAACTGGCGCACATGTACGAGCAGCGAGGCCTGACTACGGACCTCGCCCGTCAGGTCGCCGAGCAGCTCACCGCGAAGGACGCCCTGCGCGCCCACGCCGAGGTCGAGCTCAGACTGGACGCCGGGGAACTCACCAACCCGTGGCTGGCCGCGGTCACCAGCCTGGTCGCCTTCGCCCTGGGCGCCGCGATCCCCCTCTTGGCGATCACCCTCGCGCCCGTCGACGCGCGCGTGATCGCAACCTTCCTGGCAGTGGTGTGCGCGGTGGCCGCGACCGGGGCTCTTGGCGCAAGGCTGGGCAACGCCCGTCCGCTCCGTGCCGGCCTGCGCAGCGTCATGGGTGGGGCCGTGGCCATGGCCGCCACCTACGGGATCGGCAGCCTCGTGGGCCAGACCGCGGGCCTGTGAGGTGGGACTCCGGCACACCGAGCGCACCGTGATGCACGATTGGTGACGGTGGCGAACGATAACGTTGCGCCATGACGACGATCTGGGACCGCCAGGTGCGGGAGTTCCTCCTGCACGGCACCCGCACTGCCAAAGTCGCCTACACCTCCTCCGGCGGACACCCCCTGGTGGCCCCCGTGTGGTTCGTCCTGGAGGGGGAGGAGATCGTGTTCAACACCGGCAAGAACACCGCCAAGGCCGCCTCCATCAACCGCGACGCCCGCATCACCGTCTGCGTGGACCTTGAGCACATCCCCTACGCCTTCGTCCAGGTCCAGGGGACCGCGACCCTTTCCGAGGCCCCGGACGAACTCCTGCGCACCGCCACGATGATCGGCGAGCGCTACATGGGCCCGAGCCGCGCCACGGAGTTCGGCCGCCGCAACGGACAACCGGGCGAACTGGTGGTCCGCGTCCAACCAACGAAGGTCCTCGCCGGCTTCGAGATGACGGCCTGAACGGCCCTCACGCCCCAAACCGACCCGGGAGCCACCCGCCCGTCCCGGCCACACCAGACCCGGTCTGACCAGCCGACGCGTTGAGACAGCCTCCGCGAAGCCACGCTGGATCCACGTCCCCGCCCCGGCGGCGACGACCTTCTCTGCGACACCACCGCCAGCCGACCGTTTCGCTGCGGTCGCGCGTTCCCGAGGGAACCCCGGCCGCGCCGCACCAGAGCACCGGCCAGCGAATGCGCCAACTCACGCCGAACAGGAACGCCCCTCGAAGCTCACTCCCTCGCGGCGCCCCACGTGGGCTCCGCACAACGCGCGGAGCCCACGTGTCCCGGACCGGCCGTGAGGCCTCCCCCGGCGACAGTCCCACCGCGGTCCCTCGTTCCCGAGGGAACCCCGGTCCCCGTGCGGGACAACCGGTCGGCGGAAGCACCGGCCCACCGTGAGTAGGCGGGCCCCGTCCCCTTGGCACGCGACCGACGCCACGAGGCACGGCCCCCGGAACTCACTCCCCTACGGCGAGCCGCACCGCCCGACGCATGTCGTCGGAGCCCACCCGTCTCGCCCCCGCGGGACGGTCCGGACCGGCGGTGGTGGACGCGCGTCGGTGGCGCGGGCCTCCGCTGAGGCTTCGGAGCCATGGCCTGTCTCCCGTTCCGTGTCCAGATCGGCCCGACGCTGACGGGTGACAGCACACCGTCAGCGTGCCCCCGAGCCGCGTCGCTGGAGGTCTCGCTGTGGACGACGCCCACGCGCGGCACCTACGCGCGGCGAACGTCGGTTCCCTGGATGAGGGGCAGCATCACCTCGTCCACGATGCTGACGACGAGATCGTCGCTGAGGTAGCCCGTGTGGAAGAGGAAGTGGAACCGGAGTGAGGCGTGGCCGGCCTCCAGTTGGCGGTCGGTGACGGATTCGACGTCCACTTCGCCGCGTTTCGCGGCGCGGTCCAGGAGATCGCGCATCACCACCATGGTGCGGCTCGCCTCACTGCCACGCAGGTCCTCGATGGTCGAGTGGTCGCGGATCGCGTCGCTGATGACGCCGCGCATGGCGGCACCGATCGGGCCCTGGAGTGCCTCCGCCGACCGACGCATGAAGGCCAATAGGTCACCGCGCAGGCTGCCGGTGTCGGTGATCTCGCCCTGGTGGGGAAAGGTCCGGCCCGCCGCCTCGTAGATGAGGTGGAGTTTGCTCGGCCATCGGCGGTAGACCGACGCCTTGCTCGCCTTGGCGCGCTCCGCCACGCGTTCGATGGTGAGTTCGGCGTAGCCCACCTCGGTGAGTTCGGCGAGCGCGGCGTCCAGGATCGCCGTGTGCAGGGTCTCGCCGCGTCGGCGCGACTTCCGACCGGGTTCCGCCGCCTCGGACACACCATCCATCGTTCCTCCTCACGACGGTCACCGTCCCTCCGGCTCCGCCCGGACCACGCCCAGGTCGCCGTCGACGGTGACCCGTTGGCCGTCGACAAGGACGTTGGTCGCCGTCCCGGTACCCATCACGCCTGGGATACCACACTCACGGGCGACGATCGCCGCGTGCGACCCCGGGCCACCGGTGTCCACGACCACCGCCGCGGCGGTCCGGAACAGTGGGGTCCAGGCGGGATTGGTCGTGGGGCACACGAGGATCTCCCCACTGCGGAGCTTCCCGAACTCGGTCGGGTTCCGGATGACACGTACGACTCCGTTGGCCTGGCCGCCGCCACCGGGTGTCCCGGTCACCAGGGCGCCGTCGGTGTTCTGGCGGTTCGGGAACAGCGTGGTCGCGGCGATCAGGGGCGCGCCCTCCAGCTCCGCTCGGCGGGCTTGGCGGTCGCGGACCAGGGAGCGGAGTCGCTCCCCCTCGTCCGTGGGGACCTCCTCGGGGCGCGGCAGTTTCTCCACCTCGGAGAGGCGTAGATGCCAGATGTCGTCCGGGTGGCGCAGGACACCCGCGGCGGCGAGGCGGCGACCGATCTCGACGACGGCGCGGCGTACCAGGGGCAATGTCCGGGAGAACTCGAAGTGCGTGTCCTCCCGGAACGCCGCACCGATCCGGGCGGCCTCCACCCGACGGCGCAGACGGGCGCGACGCCGGGGGTTGCCTCGCAGGCGGGGGTGGGACTCCAGCCGCGCCAGTGCGTCCTCGCTGGGGTTGGACTCCTCGGTCTCCAGGTCACGCCGGGCGAGGGCCTGGATCGCCCCGATCGGGATCTCCCACGCCTCGCTCCACGTGGGCGCGGAGATGAGGGTGATGCTCTCGCTCTCCCGGTGCCCGAACTCGCCTAGGAAGCGTTCGAGGGCGGATCGCAGCTCCGGGTGGAGACCGGCGCGGAGTTGGGCCACGATGGCCTCCGCCGTCTCCTCCGCGAAGAGTCGGCGAAGCGCGGGATCCGCGCGCACCTCGTCCGCGAGGAGTTGGAGAGCGTCGTTGGCGTCCTGGGTTCTGGTGGGGGCGCCCGCCATCAGTTGGGAGAGTTGGTCCCTCACACCCAGTCGGGCGAGGGCCAGCCGAAGTCGGATGAGGGCGTACCCCGTGGCCGGCAGGTAGTCGACACGGGTCAGCGCCATCCGGTCCAACAGCTCCAGTGACTCCCGGGGCCGCCTGCACAGGGTGTCCCAGTCCAGCGTCGAAATGTCCCTCTTGGCCAGGGCGGCGACGTCCCGGTCGAACCGCTGGTAGCGGGGATCGTTGCGCCACTCGGCGGGGTCGTAGTGGCGGACCTTGCTCGCCAGCCGCAGCGGGGTGAGCACGGTGGCGAACGTGGGGCGGGGATCGGGTGGCACGAACCGGTCGACGACGCCGTCGACCTCGGGCACCACCTCCGCGAAGTCGAACCTGGCCGCGGGGATGCCGAGGATCATTCGGTTGACGAGCTGTCCGACGCCGGGCACGGTCCACGCGCTTATGTCCATCGGGTAGGGCCGGAGTGGGAAGAGCTCGGCGATGACCGGCCCCATGAACCGCTGGATGGGACTGAGCTTGATGGGGGCCGGCGGGACCGCGGTCAGTGGACGTGCCTGGAGCAGCCAGATCTTCCCGTCGCCGTAGGCCCACTCGATGTCCTGGGGGCGGGAGAAGTGGTTGGCGAGCGCGGTACCCAGGCGGGCCAGTTCCCTGAGCGAGGCGTCCGACAACCGGTCCGTGTCCTCGTCGCGCCCCACCTCCTCCGTGGTGCCGCCGCCGGGCGCGCTTCGGATCACGACCTCGCGCCGGCCCAGTCGGGACTCCAGTACCGTGCCGTCCGGAGAGAGCCGGTAGTGGTCCGGCGTGACCATTCCGGACACGACCGCCTCGCCCAGCCCACCGCTGGCCTCGACCACCAGCTCGTCGCGGGCCCCGGTGACGGTGTTGGCGGTGAACAGGACGCCCGCCAGTTCCGCGTCGACCATGGCCTGCACGACGACGGCGATCCGTACGCTCTCGGAGTCCACCCCGCGACTGTGCCGGTAGGCGATGGCGCGGTCGGTCCACAGAGAGGCCCAGCAGTCACGCACCGCGCGCATCAGGGCGTCGATCCCGCGAACGTTGAGGTAGGTGTCCTGCTGGCCGGCGAACGAGGCGCCGGGGAGGTCCTCGGCGGTGGCGCTGGAGCGGACCGCGACGGGAGGTTCTCCCAGGGCGGTGTAGGCGTCGGTGATGGCGGTACGTACGTCGTCGGGGACTACGAGGTCGGCGAACTCGGCGCGGATGGCGCTCCCGACCGCTTCGGCGTCGAAGCCGTCGCCGTCGTCCGACGCCGCGAGGTGGGCGTTGACGCGGGCTTCCACCCCGTCGGCCAGAGCCTTGGAGTACGCGCCCGTGGTCACGACGAACCCGTCCGGTACCCGGAAACCCGCGGAGACCACCTCCCCCAGGTTGGCGCCCTTTCCTCCGGCGCTGGCCAGGTCGTTGGCGTCGATGGCGCTGAGTGGAACCACGTGGCCGGTCTCGTCGCGGGATGTCGGCTGGATCGTGGACGGCTCCTGCGGTGTGGACGTCATGGGGTCCTCCCAGTGGTGGTCGAGTCCGCGTGCTCCGGCGCGTGGACCGCGTCGGTGTCGTTGGTGTCGGTGTGCGCACGGTCCCGTAGGGGCCGTGCCGGGATGGCGAGGGTGAGGAGGCAGGCGATGGCGAGCAGCGGCGCGAGCGCGCCGAGGACGGGCGGCAGTGCCACTCCGTAGGCCGACGCGACCAGGTCCTGCGCCCGTGGTGAGAGCGTGGCGATGACCTCCGGCGACAGGGACCCCGCGTCGCCCACACGGTCCGCCACCGAGGCGGGCAGCCGCTCGGCGAAACGCAGGGTGGTCAACGCACCCACGACCGCGATCCCCACCGACACACCGATCTGCCGGAGGAAGGTGACGGTCGACGTCGCGGTACCGAGGTCGCGGAACTCGACGGCGTTTTGGGCTATCAGGGTCATGACCTGCATGACGAAGCCGATCCCCAGCCCGGTCACCAACAGCACCGCCATGAGGATCCAGAGCGGTGTCTCCTCCGTGACCAGCAGGAACGAACCAAGCCCACCGGCCGCGATCGCGGTGCCAAGGGTGGGATAGATCCGGTAGCGGCCGGTGCGGGTGATCAGGCTGCCGGACAGGGACATCGACACGATCACGCCGAACATGAGTGCGGTGACGGTGAGCCCCGCGCGCGTCGCCGAGGTCCCCACCGCCACCTGGAGAAACGCGGGGAGGAAGCCGATCGCGCCGAAGAGGGAGAACCCGACCAGGAAGCTCACCGCGCCCGGGATCCAGAAGGCGCGGTCGCGGAAGAGCCGGAGCGGCAGCACGGGGTCGGCGGCGCGCCGCGCGGCGACCCCCCACACCGTCAGGCCCACCAGCACCGCCGCGAGGGCGCCGACCGTCACCCAGCGGGGAACGTCCTGGCCGGCGAGTCCGGTGAGGACGACGATCCCGAGTACTCCGGTGCCGAGCCCGGACGCCCCCCAGTAGTCGATCGGCACGACGGAGCGGGGGACCGGGAGTCCCCGCAGCACTACGCGGATCGCGACCAGGGCGACGACGCCGAGCGGGATCTCGCCGAGGAACACCCAGCGCCAGTCGAGCTGGTCGACCACGAGACCGCCCAGGAGCGGGCCGCCCACCGCGGCCACCACATAGACCGCGCCGAGTCGACCGAGGTACCGTCCGCGCTCTCGTGGGCTCACCACCTCACCCAGTACGGCCTGCGCCCCAATCATGAGACCGCCGCCGCCGAACCCCTGCACGACACGCCCGGCGAGCAGCCACCCCAGGCTCGGGGCGACGGCGCAGACGACCGCGCCCACCACGAACAGCAGGATCGCGGCCTCCAGTACCCGGCGGCGGCCCAGCCGGTCCCCGAGTTTTCCGTACAGCGGCATCACGACGGTCGCGGCCGCGAAGTAGGCGGTGAGAATGACCGGCATCGCCTCCAGACCGCCCAGTTCACCCGCGATCGCCGGCAGCGCGGGCGTCATGACGGTCTGGTCCAGGGCTCCAAGCAGCATCGCCACCATCAGCCCTGGCAGCACCACCCCGACGCGGGGAGCGCCGTCGCCCCCACTCGCGGCACT is part of the Spiractinospora alimapuensis genome and harbors:
- a CDS encoding TetR/AcrR family transcriptional regulator, with amino-acid sequence MSDTTEPPVEHRVAATLWGDPPARRRGPKPRLSRDSVVAAAIGVADGEGLASLSMQRVADELGCAKMAIYRHVPGRDELLALMVDSVFGPPPELTDTSWRDGLRHWALGVREVFRRHPWSLDGAAGGRVMGPNELAWLEAGLAVFRATGTPRAERLDAVVLVLNHIRGLVHQGRTGPSEASMVAATADVLGSHGDRFPEVAAAFSADPGEVGARDNALEFGLERIFDGLDLWVRSAGR
- a CDS encoding cold-shock protein — its product is MAQGTVKWFNGEKGFGFISRDEGGPDVFVHYSNIVGTGFRNLEENQRVEFDVAQGPKGPQAEQVRGL
- a CDS encoding nitroreductase family deazaflavin-dependent oxidoreductase, coding for MRVQPQSPVARRLFRAPVWIYRLGLGGLLGRNFVLLTTRGRVTGRPRQVVLEVVARDEETGGYRVVSGFGARSQWFRNIQADPRVLFEVGWRRYRGTATVLPPEESGKALSHYLQHRYGRLGPPMLRVLGHPVDGSPEEYERVGSDPNNGIPVIALRPSPQR
- a CDS encoding OsmC family protein — protein: MADQKNVVTVTESGQGPYGQSITVGGHTFLADEPEPTGADSGPNPYDLLLASLGACTSMTVRMFAERRGWPLESVSVSLTHERIHSRDCAECETEDAMVDRIEREVRLEGDLDEKQRRTLLQIAEKCPVHRTLTSETVILTNAGADGETDTSA
- a CDS encoding winged helix DNA-binding domain-containing protein, translated to MVRHEEIALLRMVAHRIAGPGEADVVAAARLMTATQGQHLPGALTSLALRARDATKADVVSALDHGRLVRSWPMRGTLHIVAAEDLRWLLSLLAERVLAQMARRRQQLGLDEATLARARASTQAALRGGHGLLRKDLIAVWEDEGLAPAGGRGYHMLANLSLNGVVCHGPSDGDDQRIVLMDEWIPTGPIPDREETLAWLAERYFHGHGPATETDFARWAGLPLRDVRVGIAAVGDRLESITGPEAGSPRYLMAPDTAERLERHRAEARGVFLLPGFDEYILGYADRDAVLPPEFAARIVPGNNGVFRPTVVAAGRVVGTWRFPTRQKRSLEAEPFTAFAPEVSARLPDAYATLPV
- a CDS encoding VIT1/CCC1 transporter family protein, which translates into the protein MEGHRGWGPHKEPQNESISTRLNWLRAGVLGGNDGIVSTAALVLGVAGATTSSQAILIAGIAGMSSGALSMAAGEYVSVSTQRDTEQAALAYERRELAETPEEELDELAHMYEQRGLTTDLARQVAEQLTAKDALRAHAEVELRLDAGELTNPWLAAVTSLVAFALGAAIPLLAITLAPVDARVIATFLAVVCAVAATGALGARLGNARPLRAGLRSVMGGAVAMAATYGIGSLVGQTAGL
- a CDS encoding PPOX class F420-dependent oxidoreductase, producing the protein MTTIWDRQVREFLLHGTRTAKVAYTSSGGHPLVAPVWFVLEGEEIVFNTGKNTAKAASINRDARITVCVDLEHIPYAFVQVQGTATLSEAPDELLRTATMIGERYMGPSRATEFGRRNGQPGELVVRVQPTKVLAGFEMTA
- a CDS encoding TetR/AcrR family transcriptional regulator — its product is MDGVSEAAEPGRKSRRRGETLHTAILDAALAELTEVGYAELTIERVAERAKASKASVYRRWPSKLHLIYEAAGRTFPHQGEITDTGSLRGDLLAFMRRSAEALQGPIGAAMRGVISDAIRDHSTIEDLRGSEASRTMVVMRDLLDRAAKRGEVDVESVTDRQLEAGHASLRFHFLFHTGYLSDDLVVSIVDEVMLPLIQGTDVRRA
- a CDS encoding PEP/pyruvate-binding domain-containing protein codes for the protein MTSTPQEPSTIQPTSRDETGHVVPLSAIDANDLASAGGKGANLGEVVSAGFRVPDGFVVTTGAYSKALADGVEARVNAHLAASDDGDGFDAEAVGSAIRAEFADLVVPDDVRTAITDAYTALGEPPVAVRSSATAEDLPGASFAGQQDTYLNVRGIDALMRAVRDCWASLWTDRAIAYRHSRGVDSESVRIAVVVQAMVDAELAGVLFTANTVTGARDELVVEASGGLGEAVVSGMVTPDHYRLSPDGTVLESRLGRREVVIRSAPGGGTTEEVGRDEDTDRLSDASLRELARLGTALANHFSRPQDIEWAYGDGKIWLLQARPLTAVPPAPIKLSPIQRFMGPVIAELFPLRPYPMDISAWTVPGVGQLVNRMILGIPAARFDFAEVVPEVDGVVDRFVPPDPRPTFATVLTPLRLASKVRHYDPAEWRNDPRYQRFDRDVAALAKRDISTLDWDTLCRRPRESLELLDRMALTRVDYLPATGYALIRLRLALARLGVRDQLSQLMAGAPTRTQDANDALQLLADEVRADPALRRLFAEETAEAIVAQLRAGLHPELRSALERFLGEFGHRESESITLISAPTWSEAWEIPIGAIQALARRDLETEESNPSEDALARLESHPRLRGNPRRRARLRRRVEAARIGAAFREDTHFEFSRTLPLVRRAVVEIGRRLAAAGVLRHPDDIWHLRLSEVEKLPRPEEVPTDEGERLRSLVRDRQARRAELEGAPLIAATTLFPNRQNTDGALVTGTPGGGGQANGVVRVIRNPTEFGKLRSGEILVCPTTNPAWTPLFRTAAAVVVDTGGPGSHAAIVARECGIPGVMGTGTATNVLVDGQRVTVDGDLGVVRAEPEGR
- a CDS encoding MFS transporter — protein: MGDTSSAASGGDGAPRVGVVLPGLMVAMLLGALDQTVMTPALPAIAGELGGLEAMPVILTAYFAAATVVMPLYGKLGDRLGRRRVLEAAILLFVVGAVVCAVAPSLGWLLAGRVVQGFGGGGLMIGAQAVLGEVVSPRERGRYLGRLGAVYVVAAVGGPLLGGLVVDQLDWRWVFLGEIPLGVVALVAIRVVLRGLPVPRSVVPIDYWGASGLGTGVLGIVVLTGLAGQDVPRWVTVGALAAVLVGLTVWGVAARRAADPVLPLRLFRDRAFWIPGAVSFLVGFSLFGAIGFLPAFLQVAVGTSATRAGLTVTALMFGVIVSMSLSGSLITRTGRYRIYPTLGTAIAAGGLGSFLLVTEETPLWILMAVLLVTGLGIGFVMQVMTLIAQNAVEFRDLGTATSTVTFLRQIGVSVGIAVVGALTTLRFAERLPASVADRVGDAGSLSPEVIATLSPRAQDLVASAYGVALPPVLGALAPLLAIACLLTLAIPARPLRDRAHTDTNDTDAVHAPEHADSTTTGRTP